DNA sequence from the Deltaproteobacteria bacterium genome:
CACCAAGTCCAAACGCGGGCCGAAGAAGCCAGTACCTCACAAACTGAGTGGCAAAAAACAAACGCACGTATCGACTGCGCGGATTCTGGCGATGCGACGGTAGTCAACCGACCCTTACAGGGATGGCTACAGCAGCTCACCCCTGGCGGGGTTCAAATCAGCGAGCCCTGGAAGGGCGGTATTCTTGTAGCCCACGGTGTAAACCGTGGAAAAAGAGATCGTGCGCACAAAGCCCCTCCGCTCTACAAACCCAGCCCAAGACTTGCTATGCCTATTGGCCACTTATGCAAAGAGATGCAGCATCTCGCTACGCCCTCGGTGTCGATGTCGGTGGAACGTTCACTGACATCATCTTAATCGATCGCCAAACTGGTGCGCTGTGGATGACGAAAACACCGTCTACTCCGACTGATCCGTCTGAGGGGTTTTTGCATGGCGTGCGTAAGGTGTTGCAACTTGCTCATCTCAATGCCAACGAATTGAGCCATGTGTTTCATGGAACCACAGTCGCAACCAATACGATCCTCGAAGGGAAGGGGGCGAAGACAGCGGTCGTAACGACCGATGGTTTCAAATACGTGCTGGAAATTGGACGGCACGATGTCCCGCGTAAAGCTAATCTCAATTCATGGATCAAACCGCCACGTCCGGTGACACCGGAATGGATCTTTGAGGTGGCTGAACGCCTGGATCACAACGGGTCGATGCTGGCACCACTTGATGAACAGCGTTGCCGTGAGATCGGTACACTCTTGCGTGAGGCGGGTGTCCAGTCTGTTGCCGTCTCCTTTATTCACGCCTACGCCAATCCTATCAATGAGGAACAGGCCCGGGCTCGTATACGTGAAACTCATCCAGAGGCGTTTGTTTCTCTGTCGCATGAAGTCCTGCCGATCTTTCGCGAGTATGAACGGACCATGACCACAGTCCTCAACGCTTATGTACAACCTGCCGTAAGCAGTTATGTGGGAAAACTAGAGCAGCGTCTCGTGGAAGAAAAGATTCACGCCCCACTACTGATTATGAAGTCGAACGGTGGTGTGTTCGGCGCTGAGACTGCAGCCCGCCAGGCTGTGCATGTGGCTTTGTCTGGCCCTGCAGCAGGGGTGATTGGTGCACAATTCGTTGGGCGTAGCGCGGGTATGAACAACTTGATGTCGATCGATATCGGCGGTACCAGCGCAGATGTCTGTCTGATTAGCAATGGGAAAGCTGAGACCACCACTGAAGGAGAGATTGGTCCGTTTCCATTACAAGTGCCGATGGTAGCGATTCATACTATCGGTGCCGGCGGTGGCAGTATTGCTTCGGTATCGGCGACAGGAAGTTTGACCGTCGGACCACGTAGCGCCGGGGCTGATCCTGGACCGGCGTGCTACGGACGTGGTGGCGAAGAACCAACAGTGACAGACGCGAACCTTGTGCTTGGACGTATTCCGCCATATCTGCTCGGTGGCGAAGTCACGCTTGACGAGCAGAAAGCACGGGAAGTCATTGCACAACGCATTGCCCGACCGCTCGGACTTGATCTGCGCGCCGCCGCCGATGGTATCCTTAAAATCATCAACAACAACATGGCTGGCGCTTTGCGTGTGGTGTCGATTGAGAAAGGCTATGATCCACGCGATTTCGCTTTGATGGCGTTTGGTGGTGCTGGTCCACTACATGCTGGTGCCTTGGCTCAGATTCTTGGTATCCCCACTGTGCTGATTCCCCCACAACCAGGTGCGTTGTCCGCACTGGGTTTGCTGGTTGCTGATCTGGCCAATGACTATGTGCAAACCTGTTTGCAGCGTGGACCGAACTACGATTTGTCTACGCTAACGCAAGTATATGCTCGATTAGAAACAGAAGCCGCTCACTGGTTAGAGAACGAAGGCATTCCGCCCGCGAGTCGCTCTTTTGTCTGGGCCGCGGATCTACGCTATGCCCGGCAAGGGGTTGAGTTGACAGTGGAAACACATCATCGAGCAGTGAGCCACGAAATGTTGCATGATTTGGAACGTGCGTTTCATCGCAAACATGAACAATTGTATACCTACGCTTTAGAGGATACGCCGGTCGAGGTTGTCAATGTACGCGTTCGTGCTGTAGGAATGCTCACGTCGCTTACACTACCACAGGTTGTGAGTGGGCGTAGTTTTGCGACACCTTTCGCGTCTCGCTCAGTGTATTTTGCTGAGGCTGGTGGAATGGTGACGACACCGTGTTATCGACGGAACGAGTTGTGTGTGGATCAGACGATCGATGGTCCAGCGATTGTTGAGCAGCTTGATACCACAACGGTGATCTTTCCTGGTCAGCAGGCGAAGGTGGATAAGTTTGGGACTCTAGTAGTAGGAAGGGACGTATCAATTCCCTCTCCCTCGTAGGGAGAGGGCTAGGGTGAGGGTGAAAAGCAGAGTATCAGCTACAGCGTTAGGTTTTTCCATACCCTGAAAGAACCTGAAGGAAAACACGATGACACGATTGCACCCTATACTCAAAAATCGAGCCCGCCACCTCCGCCACGACCAAACTGACGCCGAACGTAAACTATGGCAGCATCTCCGTTCGAGAGAGGTCAGTGGCGCAAAGTTCCGTCGCCAGCATGCCCTTGGCTCCTTTATCGTCGATTTTTGTTGTGTAGCGTGCCATTTGATAATAGAGCTTGATGGTGGCCAACATGCGAACCAGAGAGAAGCGGATGAGGAGCGAACTCGTGTGCTTACTCAATTAGGTTATCGTGTGATTCGTTTTTGGAATCATGAAGTACTGACGGATATCGAAGTCGTCTTGGAGAAGATTTTCGAGGAGCTGAAAAGGCAGCGCTTGTTCCTTGGGATAGCGAGTGAATCTGAGGTGAAATCACCCTCACCCTCACCCTCACCCTAGCCTTCTCCCTGGGAGGGAGAGGGGATTGCGGACAGTGGAGGTCTTATATGACTCAAGCCGCGCGTAAACATGAAGTGACTTCCGACATCGGATCTGAACGAGTCCGCGTCGATCCTGTTACCCTCGAACTGGTCAAAGGTGCATTGCGTTCCGCTCGCCAAGAGATGGAAGCACTTATCGAACGGACAGCGATGTCGCCGTTTATTCGTGAGAAGAAAGACTACTTTGCTTCGTTCTTCACTCGTGAAGGGCGCATGGTGTACGGCACTAATCTGCCGCTTGGTGCGAATCTGATGGAGTGTATCTTCCGTGAGTATCCACCGGAGACCATGCGTCCACTTGATCTGTACTGGTACAACGACTGCCACGGTTCTGGTGGTGGCGTGTCGCATGCTCCGGATATGGTGTTCACGACCCCGGTGTTTGTGGAAGATGATTGTGTTGGTTTCGCTTTAGTATGGGGCCATTTTTGGGATATTGGTGGTATCGTGCCAGGGAGCATCTCACCGTCAGCGACGGAGATTTTCCATGAAGGCATCATCGTGCCGCCGATTCGTATTTATCGTGAAGGGGTACTGAACGAAGAAGTCTTCCGTCTATTCGTGCGCAATTCTCGTTTCCCTGACATCTTACGTGGCGATATTCGCGCGCTGATGGCTGCGTGCCGTATGGGAGAGAAGCGTTTGGCTGAGATGGTCGAACGTTTTGGTTACGGGGTGACGATTACGGCGTTTGACCAGATCATCGATGAGAGTGAACAGGCTGTTCGTGCTGCGCTTGCTGCACGTGTTCCTAACGGCGCCTATCGCTTCACTGATTATTTGGATGGTGATGGCGTCAGCAACAAGGAACTGTCAGTGACTATGGCGTTACAGAAACATGGGGACAAGGTCACTCTTGATTTCACGGATACCTCTGACCAAGCCCAAGGTGCGGTCAACTTTATCATGCATGAGAGCGTGCCAAAGCTGATGCATGGGCTGTACCTGACGGCAGATGATCCGACCATCATGCTGAACGATGGCTTTGCGCGAGCGATGGATGAAGTGACCGTTCGTCCTGGAAGTCTAGTGAGTCCGCAATTTCCAGCGCCGGTTGGGATGCGCTCGAACACCATGATT
Encoded proteins:
- a CDS encoding hydantoinase B/oxoprolinase family protein, with amino-acid sequence MTQAARKHEVTSDIGSERVRVDPVTLELVKGALRSARQEMEALIERTAMSPFIREKKDYFASFFTREGRMVYGTNLPLGANLMECIFREYPPETMRPLDLYWYNDCHGSGGGVSHAPDMVFTTPVFVEDDCVGFALVWGHFWDIGGIVPGSISPSATEIFHEGIIVPPIRIYREGVLNEEVFRLFVRNSRFPDILRGDIRALMAACRMGEKRLAEMVERFGYGVTITAFDQIIDESEQAVRAALAARVPNGAYRFTDYLDGDGVSNKELSVTMALQKHGDKVTLDFTDTSDQAQGAVNFIMHESVPKLMHGLYLTADDPTIMLNDGFARAMDEVTVRPGSLVSPQFPAPVGMRSNTMIRVNACVLGTLAKATGGNASAASPVYVIYMLRSLNPTTGEYTLCIEGVAVGFGARPFADGIDAVYFVAQKNYPAEYAEMELGIRIERYAIRSDSGGPGTYRGGCGIIRDIRILSEEAVFANRMENVKYPPWGVNGGQSGRPGRILVNPGTPEEREIVPLTEGIKLRKGDLLRLLTCGGGGWGNPLDRDIALVEKDVRGGFVTREAARHDYGVVLDAEGLNVNVDATCQLRQSLRGETKMFHRGAYYE
- a CDS encoding hydantoinase/oxoprolinase family protein; amino-acid sequence: MATAAHPWRGSNQRALEGRYSCSPRCKPWKKRSCAQSPSALQTQPKTCYAYWPLMQRDAASRYALGVDVGGTFTDIILIDRQTGALWMTKTPSTPTDPSEGFLHGVRKVLQLAHLNANELSHVFHGTTVATNTILEGKGAKTAVVTTDGFKYVLEIGRHDVPRKANLNSWIKPPRPVTPEWIFEVAERLDHNGSMLAPLDEQRCREIGTLLREAGVQSVAVSFIHAYANPINEEQARARIRETHPEAFVSLSHEVLPIFREYERTMTTVLNAYVQPAVSSYVGKLEQRLVEEKIHAPLLIMKSNGGVFGAETAARQAVHVALSGPAAGVIGAQFVGRSAGMNNLMSIDIGGTSADVCLISNGKAETTTEGEIGPFPLQVPMVAIHTIGAGGGSIASVSATGSLTVGPRSAGADPGPACYGRGGEEPTVTDANLVLGRIPPYLLGGEVTLDEQKAREVIAQRIARPLGLDLRAAADGILKIINNNMAGALRVVSIEKGYDPRDFALMAFGGAGPLHAGALAQILGIPTVLIPPQPGALSALGLLVADLANDYVQTCLQRGPNYDLSTLTQVYARLETEAAHWLENEGIPPASRSFVWAADLRYARQGVELTVETHHRAVSHEMLHDLERAFHRKHEQLYTYALEDTPVEVVNVRVRAVGMLTSLTLPQVVSGRSFATPFASRSVYFAEAGGMVTTPCYRRNELCVDQTIDGPAIVEQLDTTTVIFPGQQAKVDKFGTLVVGRDVSIPSPS
- a CDS encoding DUF559 domain-containing protein; this translates as MTRLHPILKNRARHLRHDQTDAERKLWQHLRSREVSGAKFRRQHALGSFIVDFCCVACHLIIELDGGQHANQREADEERTRVLTQLGYRVIRFWNHEVLTDIEVVLEKIFEELKRQRLFLGIASESEVKSPSPSPSP